The following are from one region of the Rhipicephalus microplus isolate Deutch F79 chromosome 1, USDA_Rmic, whole genome shotgun sequence genome:
- the LOC119178730 gene encoding ubiquitin-associated domain-containing protein 2 has product MAAMLSQYSTSGFYKAPVSKGLLGSIFLTSCALNTPILAQVRHYVLYDISDIVDRGEFWRLVTSKVCFLDTKDLVCGSLLIYYFRIFERRYGSRKFASFLLTASVVATLLELASIYMLRHFEVPLSPFPSGPYALVFSLFVNYLLDIPRVTQSYVLGIPVTGKTLTYLLGLQVLSTSKETAICGLCSLVAGVICRWNVLWVGSILRVPGWMARLCGATIGRLMRSSPPREEPFMGATLDIQRQQQAEMLERQLLLQHARGSRTPPHMAAAAMGMSRQQMAQGYAERLVPSMDHHEAWNNIMNTEIYERRNIPNGHSAEEQVQTLVDMGFERQNVVRALRNSNNDVHLATTYLLNES; this is encoded by the exons ATGGCCGCGATGCTTTCCCAGTACAGTACATCAGGATTCT ATAAGGCTCCGGTGTCCAAGGGGCTCCTAGGCTCCATATTCCTCACATCGTGCGCGCTCAACACACCAATACTTGCCCAGGTTAGGCATTATGTCCTGTACGACATCTCTGACATCGTTGACAGGGGAGAG TTTTGGAGGCTAGTCACGTCGAAAGTGTGCTTTCTCGACACTAAAGACTTGGTGTGCGGATCGCTTCTTATTTACTATTTTCGGATATTTGAACGGCGCTATGGCTCACGAAAGTTTGCG TCTTTCCTCTTGACTGCATCGGTGGTTGCCACGCTTTTAGAGCTTGCATCTATATACATGCTGAGGCATTTCGAAGTCCCTCTGTCACCGTTTCCCAGTGGACC CTACGCATTGGTGTTTTCCCTCTTTGTGAACTACCTGCTTGATATCCCACGAGTGACCCAGTCATACGTGCTCGGCATACCTGTCACTGGGAAAACGCTCACATACCTGCTTGGGCTACAG GTACTTAGTACTTCCAAGGAGACAGCAATCTGCGGGCTGTGTTCATTG GTGGCAGGGGTGATATGCCGCTGGAACGTGCTCTGGGTGGGCTCCATACTGCGGGTGCCGGGCTGGATGGCCCGGCTGTGTGGAGCGACAATCGGGAGACTGATGCGCTCGTCGCCACCTCGGGAGGAGCCCTTCATGGGAGCCACCCTCGACATCCAACGCCAGCAGCAGGCCGAGATGCTCGAGCGGCAGCTGCTCCTGCAGCACGCAAGGGGCTCCCGCACACCTCCTCACATGGCCGCTGCCGCCATGGGCATG AGTCGACAGCAGATGGCACAGGGATATGCAGAGCGGCTTGTTCCCAGCATGGATCACCATGAAGCTTGGAATAATATAATGAATACAGAAATTTACG AACGCAGAAACATACCTAATGGCCACTCTGCAGAGGAGCAG GTGCAAACGCTCGTCGACATGGGCTTCGAGCGGCAGAATGTGGTCAGAGCACTGAGGAACTCCAACAATGATGTGCATCTGGCCACTACATATCTCCTGAACGAGAGCTGA
- the LOC119178582 gene encoding uncharacterized protein LOC119178582, with protein MPRGLRSLLLLGCLLALALQGVLCDHGSDASQQDHEQQLLHHNSHQQPPSTTHQQLKAERSGTYYLHDVDNKARFGVAGLGGSGLTILLPILLVLGLFVIIIPIFGLLFTTSLAGGFGAGGFGGGVPGGLYPAASAAGRKWAGADSPLLSQENVIKMVSFVDKALQDFGKQFKQKQS; from the coding sequence ATGCCCCGTGGCCTGCGCTCGCTCCTGCTGTTAGGCTGCCTGTTGGCTCTCGCACTGCAAGGTGTCCTGTGCGACCACGGCTCAGACGCATCGCAGCAGGACCACGAGCAGCAGCTGCTGCACCACAACTCGCACCAGCAGCCTCCGTCGACCACACACCAGCAACTCAAGGCCGAGCGATCGGGCACGTACTACCTGCACGACGTAGACAACAAGGCCCGCTTCGGCGTTGCCGGCCTCGGAGGCTCGGGACTGACCATACTGCTGCCAATCCTCTTGGTGCTCGGCTTGTTTGTCATAATCATACCGATATTCGGGCTGCTCTTCACCACGAGCCTCGCCGGAGGGTTTGGAGCGGGGGGTTTCGGAGGTGGCGTACCCGGCGGACTCTACCCGGCTGCCTCGGCCGCCGGACGCAAGTGGGCCGGCGCGGATTCACCGCTACTGAGCCAGGAAAATGTCATCAAGATGGTCAGCTTCGTCGACAAGGCGCTCCAGGACTTCGGAAAGCAGTTCAAGCAGAAGCAAAGCTAA